In the genome of Polaribacter atrinae, one region contains:
- the rimO gene encoding 30S ribosomal protein S12 methylthiotransferase RimO, with protein MRTKTIKKNKINVVTLGCSKNVYDSEVLMGQLKANGKEVVHEDENDDGNIVVINTCGFIGKAKEESIDTILHYAKRKEAGEIDKVFVSGCLSERYKPDLEAEITNVDQYFGTHDLPNLLQALEADYKHELIGERLTTTPKHYAYLKIAEGCDRPCSFCAIPLMRGKHVSTPIEDIVTEATKLAEKGIKEVMLIAQDLTYYGLDIYKKRALADLLEALAKVEGIEWIRMHYAFPTGFPMDVLEVMKREPKVCNYLDIPLQHINTELLKSMKRGTTHEKTTALIHKFREVVPEMAIRTTLIVGYPGETEEMFQELKDWIEEMRFERMGAFEYSHEENTGAYVLEDDVPAEVKFRRVNEIMEIQSQISWELNQEKIGKTFRCLFDRKDGEFFYGRTESDSPDVDNDVIVDAKEHYIKIGEFIDIKIHEAGDYDLYGTPTVKQEKPVSLNQKRK; from the coding sequence ATGCGTACAAAAACCATCAAAAAAAATAAGATTAACGTAGTTACTTTAGGGTGTTCTAAAAATGTTTACGATTCTGAGGTGTTAATGGGACAATTAAAGGCCAACGGAAAAGAGGTTGTTCACGAAGATGAAAACGATGATGGAAATATTGTCGTAATCAATACTTGTGGATTTATTGGTAAAGCCAAAGAAGAATCTATTGATACAATTTTACATTATGCAAAAAGAAAAGAAGCTGGTGAAATTGATAAAGTTTTTGTTTCTGGTTGTTTAAGTGAACGTTATAAACCAGATTTAGAAGCAGAAATTACCAATGTAGATCAATATTTTGGTACGCACGATTTACCGAATCTTTTACAAGCATTAGAAGCAGATTATAAGCACGAATTAATTGGTGAACGTTTAACTACAACACCTAAACATTATGCGTATTTAAAAATAGCAGAAGGTTGTGATAGACCTTGTTCGTTTTGTGCAATTCCTTTAATGAGAGGAAAACACGTTTCTACACCTATTGAAGATATTGTTACAGAAGCAACAAAACTTGCAGAAAAAGGAATTAAAGAAGTAATGTTAATCGCGCAAGATTTAACGTATTACGGATTAGATATTTACAAAAAAAGAGCATTAGCAGATTTATTAGAAGCTTTGGCTAAGGTAGAAGGAATTGAATGGATTAGAATGCATTATGCTTTTCCAACAGGTTTCCCTATGGATGTTTTAGAGGTAATGAAACGTGAACCTAAAGTGTGTAATTATTTAGATATTCCTTTACAACACATTAATACAGAGTTGTTAAAGTCGATGAAACGTGGTACAACGCACGAAAAAACAACGGCATTAATTCATAAATTTAGAGAAGTTGTCCCAGAAATGGCTATTAGAACAACTTTGATTGTTGGTTATCCTGGAGAAACAGAAGAAATGTTTCAAGAGTTAAAAGATTGGATCGAAGAAATGCGTTTTGAACGTATGGGCGCTTTTGAGTATTCTCATGAAGAAAATACTGGAGCATATGTTTTAGAAGATGATGTACCTGCAGAAGTAAAGTTTAGAAGAGTAAATGAGATTATGGAAATTCAATCTCAAATTTCTTGGGAATTAAATCAAGAGAAAATAGGAAAAACATTTAGATGTTTATTCGACAGAAAAGATGGAGAGTTTTTCTACGGAAGAACAGAATCTGATTCGCCAGATGTAGATAATGATGTTATTGTAGATGCAAAAGAACATTATATTAAAATAGGTGAATTTATAGATATTAAAATCCACGAAGCAGGAGATTATGATCTATACGGTACACCAACTGTTAAGCAAGAAAAACCAGTTTCTTTAAATCAAAAAAGAAAATAA
- a CDS encoding lysophospholipid acyltransferase family protein — translation MPLFKRNPFGHILFLKKWLIRIFGIVSHGRYRKFNNLQIEGSENLKNLPDSGVLFIANHQTYFADVAAMYHVFNASLSGRDDSIKNIGYIWKPKLNVYFVAAGETMRAGLLPKIFAYMGSVSIERTWRSGGKDVKRQVKNSDISNIGKAIKDGWVITFPQGTTTPFRPIRRGTAHIIKTYKPVVVPIVIDGFRRSFDKKGLNIKKRNVLQSMVIKEPLDIDYENETVAEIVTKIEYAIEQHPSFLKVLSVKQLEELTKEEEELNKKREFWS, via the coding sequence ATGCCTTTATTTAAAAGGAACCCATTTGGTCATATTTTATTCCTAAAAAAATGGCTTATAAGAATTTTTGGAATTGTTTCTCACGGTAGATATCGTAAATTCAATAACCTACAGATTGAAGGTTCAGAAAATCTTAAAAACTTACCAGATTCAGGAGTCTTATTTATTGCCAATCACCAAACTTATTTTGCTGATGTAGCGGCAATGTATCACGTTTTTAATGCTTCTTTAAGTGGTAGAGATGATTCTATTAAAAATATTGGATATATCTGGAAACCCAAATTGAATGTTTATTTTGTTGCTGCAGGAGAAACAATGAGAGCGGGATTATTACCTAAAATATTTGCTTATATGGGATCTGTTTCTATAGAAAGAACCTGGAGAAGTGGTGGTAAAGATGTAAAAAGACAAGTTAAAAATTCTGATATTTCTAATATTGGAAAAGCAATAAAAGATGGTTGGGTAATTACTTTTCCACAAGGTACAACAACCCCTTTTAGACCAATTAGAAGAGGTACAGCTCATATTATTAAAACCTATAAACCAGTTGTAGTACCAATTGTAATAGATGGTTTTAGACGTTCTTTTGATAAAAAAGGATTAAATATTAAGAAACGTAATGTTTTACAATCTATGGTTATTAAAGAACCGTTAGATATAGATTATGAAAATGAAACCGTTGCAGAAATAGTAACTAAGATAGAGTATGCTATAGAGCAACATCCTTCATTTTTAAAAGTTTTATCTGTAAAACAATTAGAAGAACTTACAAAAGAAGAAGAAGAATTGAATAAGAAAAGAGAGTTTTGGAGCTAA